The following proteins come from a genomic window of Rubinisphaera margarita:
- a CDS encoding phosphatidate cytidylyltransferase, which yields MVESPEQLPPKSRNLRWRLLISAILISTLGGLFYLDHWIGRSAPILLLVCLFLAVRGTYEMSGLLKTRSFQPRFGLVASGTIAIILATWLKPLGIGETHMVDLSYLGPTMLAFSLVVMGLFMVSALKFREPGKTMESLSAEILILVYVGVFLSMTAQLRWVAGPDAGYLVLGSLIVATKGGDVGAYTLGKLLGRKKLNPFLSPGKTWWGARGALITSALFSWLWLTYMPPVFDPSWEPVPWPLALLYGIAVGIVGMVGDLCESLIKRDVGKKDSAALMPGFGGILDILDSVLYTGPAAYLFWSLFPMASWR from the coding sequence ATGGTCGAGTCGCCCGAACAGTTACCGCCGAAGTCTCGGAATCTACGCTGGCGCCTGCTGATTTCCGCCATTCTGATTTCGACGCTCGGAGGATTGTTCTACCTGGATCACTGGATCGGTCGCAGCGCTCCGATCCTGCTGCTCGTCTGCCTGTTCCTGGCTGTTCGCGGCACCTACGAGATGTCGGGACTGCTTAAGACTCGCTCGTTCCAGCCGCGATTTGGGCTGGTCGCCTCCGGGACCATTGCCATTATTCTGGCGACATGGCTCAAGCCGCTCGGCATCGGCGAGACGCATATGGTCGATTTGTCTTACCTCGGCCCCACAATGCTCGCCTTCAGCCTGGTGGTGATGGGCCTGTTCATGGTCTCGGCGTTGAAGTTTCGCGAGCCAGGCAAGACTATGGAATCGCTGAGCGCCGAGATCCTGATTCTCGTCTACGTCGGCGTGTTCCTCAGTATGACCGCTCAACTGCGGTGGGTCGCAGGCCCCGATGCCGGCTATCTCGTACTTGGTTCGCTGATTGTCGCCACGAAAGGCGGCGATGTGGGCGCCTACACACTGGGCAAACTTCTGGGCCGCAAGAAACTCAATCCGTTTCTCAGTCCCGGCAAAACGTGGTGGGGAGCGCGGGGCGCTCTGATCACCTCGGCTCTGTTTTCGTGGCTCTGGCTGACGTACATGCCGCCCGTTTTCGATCCAAGCTGGGAACCGGTGCCGTGGCCGCTCGCCCTCCTCTACGGAATTGCCGTGGGGATTGTCGGCATGGTGGGCGATCTCTGCGAATCGCTGATCAAGCGGGACGTCGGCAAGAAAGATTCCGCAGCCCTGATGCCCGGCTTCGGCGGCATTCTCGACATCCTCGACAGTGTGCTCTACACAGGGCCAGCGGCATATCTGTTCTGGAGCCTGTTCCCCATGGCCAGCTGGCGATGA
- a CDS encoding UbiD family decarboxylase — protein sequence MPPRSLAACLADLKRGNHLVEIDVPIDPRLQAAEIQRRVYQVGGPALLFRNVVGCRFPMVSNLFGTMERTRYMFRHTLDAVRQLVALKVDPPGGLRQPWKSLTAMPAAYHMLPRRVRSGPILKHRIQIEDLPQLVSWPNDGGAFVTLPQVYSEDVTQPGLMKSNLGMYRVQLSGNQYAQNREIGLHYQIHRSIGVHHSKALSAGKPFRVSIFVGGHPAMTLAAVMPLPEGMSELMFGGALAGHRIPMVTSKDHSAMYAEADFCIVGTVDPERQLPEGPFGDHLGYYSLQHEFPVLNVEAVYHRPGAVWPFTVVGRPPQEDTAFGEIIHEITGPIIPTVIAGVHEVHAVDAAGVHPLLLAIGSERYVPYAAERKPQELLTCANSILGQGQLSLAKYLIIAAHEDDPELRCHDISTFLQHVLKRADWTRDLHFQTRTTIDTLDYTGTGFNEGSKLVIAAAGPERFKLAVEIPATLGLPSRVSAAQIAIPGVLVISGLRYEADRPQRGLEELLGLPTDHPVNRFRIIVVADDATFSAATLNNFLWTTFTRSDPAADLFGIGEFTEQKHWGCRGALVIDARVKPHHAPPLVEDPEVTRSVDELAARGGPLHGIL from the coding sequence ATGCCCCCTCGAAGTCTTGCAGCGTGCCTGGCCGATTTGAAGCGAGGCAATCATCTGGTTGAGATCGACGTTCCGATCGATCCGCGATTGCAGGCGGCCGAGATCCAACGACGTGTCTATCAGGTCGGCGGACCGGCACTTCTGTTTCGCAACGTGGTCGGCTGCCGATTCCCCATGGTGAGCAACCTGTTCGGGACGATGGAGCGGACTCGGTACATGTTTCGCCACACGCTCGATGCCGTCCGGCAGCTGGTCGCTCTCAAGGTCGATCCGCCAGGCGGTCTCAGGCAACCGTGGAAGTCGTTAACGGCGATGCCGGCTGCTTACCATATGCTGCCCCGGCGTGTCCGTTCGGGACCGATTCTCAAGCATCGCATCCAGATCGAAGATCTTCCGCAACTCGTCTCGTGGCCCAACGATGGTGGAGCGTTCGTTACGCTGCCGCAGGTCTACTCAGAAGACGTGACTCAACCAGGGTTGATGAAGTCGAATCTGGGAATGTACCGCGTCCAGCTTTCCGGGAATCAATACGCACAGAATCGCGAGATCGGCCTGCACTATCAGATTCACCGCAGTATCGGTGTGCATCATTCCAAAGCACTCTCGGCCGGTAAGCCGTTTCGGGTGTCGATTTTCGTTGGCGGACATCCGGCGATGACCCTTGCAGCGGTGATGCCTCTGCCTGAAGGAATGTCGGAATTGATGTTCGGAGGAGCCCTGGCCGGCCACCGAATTCCAATGGTGACGTCCAAAGACCATTCAGCCATGTATGCGGAGGCGGACTTCTGCATTGTCGGCACGGTGGACCCCGAGCGCCAGCTGCCCGAGGGGCCCTTTGGCGATCATCTGGGCTACTACAGCCTGCAGCACGAATTTCCGGTCCTCAACGTGGAAGCGGTCTATCACCGTCCCGGTGCGGTCTGGCCCTTCACGGTCGTGGGGCGTCCGCCCCAGGAGGATACGGCGTTTGGTGAGATCATCCATGAGATTACCGGACCGATTATTCCCACCGTGATTGCCGGAGTGCATGAAGTTCATGCCGTCGACGCGGCCGGCGTGCATCCGCTGCTGCTTGCCATTGGCAGTGAACGCTACGTGCCTTACGCAGCCGAACGGAAACCGCAGGAACTGCTGACCTGTGCCAACTCCATCCTGGGGCAGGGCCAGTTGTCTCTCGCGAAGTACTTGATCATCGCGGCTCACGAGGACGATCCCGAACTGCGCTGCCACGATATCTCCACGTTCTTACAGCACGTGCTGAAACGAGCCGACTGGACGCGCGACCTTCACTTTCAGACACGGACGACGATCGACACGCTCGACTACACCGGGACTGGATTCAACGAAGGCTCGAAGCTCGTCATCGCCGCTGCCGGTCCGGAACGATTCAAACTTGCCGTCGAAATTCCGGCGACCTTGGGACTCCCGTCCCGGGTTTCCGCCGCCCAGATCGCGATTCCAGGAGTTCTGGTGATTTCCGGCCTCCGCTATGAAGCCGACCGGCCTCAACGTGGACTGGAAGAGTTGTTGGGACTTCCGACGGATCATCCCGTGAATCGTTTCCGGATTATTGTTGTCGCCGACGATGCGACGTTCTCCGCGGCGACGCTGAACAACTTTCTCTGGACGACGTTCACCCGCAGCGATCCGGCCGCGGATCTGTTCGGGATCGGAGAGTTCACGGAGCAGAAGCACTGGGGCTGTCGGGGCGCCCTGGTCATCGATGCCCGGGTGAAGCCGCATCACGCGCCGCCTCTGGTCGAGGACCCGGAAGTCACCCGAAGTGTGGACGAACTGGCGGCTCGCGGGGGCCCGTTGCACGGGATTTTGTAA
- a CDS encoding type II and III secretion system protein family protein codes for MADSSRYLWQLFAGQRILQLAFSGFCLTMAMQAYGQDSPRPGLDARIVSMPKVERKLEVIQNRSQLVKTAKRVTRMAIADPTVIDIAPFEENEFAIIGAALGTTTLTLWFEDDNDPLIYEITTVRDPNIEEQIRIDYGKLERKIAVLFPNSKVYLIPLHEKLVVKGQARDAAEAARILQIIRGEYLDDYGGLGGPGGFGGRGNDFGGDDRLPNEDDLFSGFLVNMLQVPGEFQVMLHVTIAELNRSELRRMGVDMTYLIADGRHVISSAISGGVPTLSGVFENGDISVLISALASNGTAKILSRPSLTTLSGHPATFLAGGEFAVPTIVGVGGAQAQTTQFRGFGTSMVVVPTVVDGDLIRLRISPEFSRIDPNNSVNGVPGLSSRRVNTTVELREGQSIVLGGLLSRQQSTEVTRIPLVGEIPVIGPLLFNTKRANEDELELLVLVTPELVRPMDPDEVPPVPGYYVTHPNDAELYRYAMTEGAPDTEVYQLAPLGNHVGEPTPVGLNIYNPSPATPQYGPIPQANQPSGVPAPAPWMNQNSRYQGDPNAFPGDLQGMNGGMEYQGGDPTMYQQGMQPPMSMNQNMMAPQGSYPSNGQDMYYGQPMQNPSMAPPSMQSPMYPNGQPIPGYQNAPMMQGPGQMMPSPDPGAQSYRGGQPTAAYGRQVTPAYGQQRGAGQTMQTGYQTPQSGYQTPRQ; via the coding sequence ATGGCGGATTCATCGAGGTACTTGTGGCAACTTTTTGCCGGTCAGCGAATTCTGCAACTGGCTTTCAGTGGGTTCTGCCTCACGATGGCCATGCAGGCTTACGGGCAGGATTCGCCGCGGCCGGGCTTGGATGCCCGGATCGTGAGCATGCCCAAGGTCGAACGAAAGCTGGAGGTGATTCAGAATCGCAGCCAGCTCGTCAAAACGGCCAAGCGAGTCACGCGGATGGCGATTGCCGATCCGACTGTGATCGATATCGCCCCGTTCGAAGAGAACGAGTTCGCGATCATTGGGGCGGCACTCGGCACCACAACGCTGACGCTCTGGTTTGAAGATGACAACGATCCGCTCATCTATGAGATCACGACCGTTCGTGATCCCAATATCGAAGAGCAGATCCGCATCGATTACGGCAAGCTCGAACGGAAAATCGCCGTCCTGTTTCCGAACAGCAAAGTCTACCTGATTCCTCTGCACGAGAAGCTCGTGGTCAAAGGTCAGGCTCGAGACGCCGCTGAAGCCGCCCGAATCCTTCAGATCATCCGTGGCGAGTACCTCGATGACTACGGTGGACTGGGTGGCCCGGGCGGATTCGGTGGCCGAGGCAACGACTTCGGCGGCGACGACCGGCTTCCCAACGAAGACGATCTGTTCTCCGGATTCCTCGTCAACATGCTGCAGGTCCCTGGCGAGTTCCAGGTGATGTTGCACGTGACGATTGCTGAACTGAACCGTTCTGAACTGCGTCGGATGGGGGTCGACATGACCTATCTCATCGCCGACGGACGCCATGTCATCAGCTCCGCCATCTCGGGGGGCGTGCCGACACTGTCGGGTGTCTTCGAGAACGGCGACATCAGCGTGCTGATTAGCGCACTGGCTTCCAACGGAACGGCCAAGATCTTGTCCCGTCCGTCACTGACGACGCTGAGTGGTCATCCGGCAACGTTTCTTGCCGGGGGTGAATTTGCTGTCCCGACCATCGTCGGTGTCGGTGGAGCCCAGGCTCAGACAACTCAGTTCCGAGGCTTCGGTACGTCGATGGTCGTGGTTCCCACGGTTGTGGATGGCGACCTGATTCGCCTGCGAATCTCTCCGGAGTTCTCGCGAATCGATCCCAACAACTCCGTCAACGGTGTGCCCGGTCTTTCGTCTCGCCGCGTGAATACGACGGTCGAACTGCGTGAAGGTCAGTCGATTGTTCTGGGTGGTTTGCTGTCTCGTCAGCAGAGCACGGAAGTAACGCGGATCCCGCTCGTTGGTGAAATTCCGGTCATCGGACCGCTGTTGTTCAACACCAAGCGAGCCAACGAAGACGAGCTGGAACTGCTTGTTCTCGTGACACCCGAACTGGTCCGCCCGATGGATCCAGACGAAGTGCCGCCGGTTCCTGGCTACTATGTCACACACCCCAACGATGCTGAACTGTATCGCTATGCGATGACCGAAGGGGCTCCGGATACCGAAGTGTATCAGCTCGCTCCTCTGGGCAACCACGTTGGCGAACCAACTCCGGTTGGCCTCAACATCTACAACCCGTCTCCGGCCACGCCGCAGTACGGACCGATTCCTCAGGCCAATCAGCCGAGCGGCGTACCTGCTCCTGCTCCCTGGATGAATCAGAACTCACGATATCAGGGTGATCCCAATGCCTTCCCGGGAGATCTGCAGGGGATGAACGGTGGCATGGAATACCAGGGTGGCGACCCGACGATGTACCAGCAGGGGATGCAGCCGCCGATGTCGATGAATCAGAACATGATGGCACCGCAGGGGTCTTATCCGAGCAATGGGCAGGACATGTACTATGGCCAGCCGATGCAGAATCCTTCGATGGCTCCGCCATCCATGCAGAGCCCGATGTATCCGAACGGTCAGCCGATTCCCGGATATCAGAATGCTCCGATGATGCAGGGGCCGGGACAGATGATGCCCTCTCCGGATCCGGGAGCCCAGTCGTATCGCGGTGGACAGCCGACGGCTGCCTATGGTCGCCAGGTAACACCGGCCTACGGTCAACAGCGGGGAGCCGGTCAGACCATGCAGACCGGGTATCAGACTCCGCAGTCCGGATACCAGACACCGCGTCAGTAA